The stretch of DNA TATTGTTAatcaaattattaatataattaactttatttttcaaCAATGTTCCTTTTACAATTAAACTTATtactataataatattacttCTTTTTCTACTTCTATTGCTAAggtattttaatatttgtaaGTGAAATTTATgacaaatattaaaaaaaaaaaataataaataataataatattatatcaaGGTAATAAATTCTTATAaatgctaaaaaaaaaaaaataaataaactcATAATAAAAtggataatattttttaaaatcttatatttgtatatatatatgaatgaATTTTTTTGCAACAGTATTCTCCCTTCAgtttattataaaagaagaaaataaaaataaaaagataaatagtttattaataaaataattttttattcttaaattatttacagTGTCATAtttctaatttaaaaaaataacttttaatatatagaataaaataaaaaatttcacTTAAACTTCaatagtatatataaaatgcatttattgtaaaaaaaaaatacataacttttttttcatttatttaaaaataatattaaatttttttttttttcaagttttgtaacttttaaaaatatttttttaatttttataatttttttttaatttttgttattacttaaaaatatatcgtTAAAGAGTAAAAGTAATTTGAATGTATcttcttataaaaaatacatatattttagtCAGTGATaatctatttttttgtttcttctgaagcaaattttaatatataaattaaaattaaagaaaagaCAAAAGCAGAATaaaacttatttttaatgaatttttttttttttatttctcttcaaatatgtaattaatttaaaaaatgagaaaGGAATCTGAACAAAAtcaaaaatgaaaagaactttttatgttttcatttaataacataatagaaaaaaactcaaatgaagaatattaaattaaaacttTATTGAAGTTTTCTTAAAGTTTTTGTTTATAGtagaaaagtaaaaaaaaaaaaaaatatatagagaATAATATATCagcatatttattaaatatatcgTGATTGTATGATGTTATTTCTATATCTAAAGTGTTTAagcatttaataatataatataatataaaatataacataaataatgataataatcattattaatattgtttaattaatttttttttttttccccaatattttatagaaaaattttaaatattgtcAAATTTAGTCTTTTTAGAAGTAAGAATTACACTAAAGAATGACTAAAAAAAATggttataaaataattatagaatttctttttatttatacaattgcttttaattttatgagTGAATcctttttaataaagaatatatattataatgaagcactaaaaaaatataattttaataataacattAGAAAAgtgtcaaaaaaaaaaaacatttcaCAAATGAAAAATGTATCACCTACTAGTATTTCCAGTAGCGAAGATAACCCtaatgtaattaaaaaagtaaaattgaaaaaaaaagaaaaaaaaatattaaaaaagtataaagaTCATTTAGATATATTACCAAGAAGAAATAAGGAATATGAAATTATTGATgctttagaaaaaataaaaattttagctGTACATAAATTTGTAGAAAGcatagatatatatttatcttttagtCAGAAAAGAtcaaaaatgaataaaaatgataatataaaaacatttataaCATTTCCtcataatttaaagaaaaacagagaaaaaaaaatttatgtaataACCAATAGGAATATGCATAAAATTGCTCGTGAATCAGGTAACTAGTACATTAAATTgcatatgaaattttttaataaaaaaacaaaaataaaatgaaattattatgaataaaaaatatctatatttataaaaaaattttatcaatATTTCAATATTACAAAGTTgtgtattattatataacaaAAGTTTTGATGAgcagaaaataaagaataaggaattatttttattgttttttgagtatatatatatacaaaagaGATTTTAtgattacaaaaatatatatatatatgataaaatatattttataaattttttatcaaaaaattacatatttcatattattattcctgatcacttttttttttcttaatatacttaaaaatatttataggaGCTGATGTTGTTGGTGAAGACGAcgtaataaataaaataaaagaaaaagaaataagattaaaaaaaaaaaacaataattttttattatctacaAATGATGTTATACATAAATTAACACATGTTGGTAAAGAAATAGGAAGGAAAGGATTAATGCCTAATGAAAAATGTGGGACTCTGGTCAGTGaaattttattagaaaaacatataaaattatttaaatttcaaAATACTTACATTTTTAAGTTAAATAAGTTAAAtactttaaatttaaatgttGGTGATGTTTATATGTCAAATGATGAAATAAGAGAAAATGTTTGCTATTTGTTTGAGTTTTTAGAtaatttagaattttttcattttaattttagaaaTTTGAAAACAATTTATCTAAGTAGTACTATGGGTTTcccatttaaaataaaaaaaaacttctTGTAAAATAATACcataaggaaaaaaatattaaaaaaaaaatattttttcctttttttttttatttttaatgtttatTAATGTATTACATTCATAATCATATGTGTattatatagatatatatatatttttttttttctgaagtATGCACATTtatatctataaaaaaatttacaaatttATGAAGATACTAATAAAACtacaataatattttttggtacaaaaaagaaaaaaaaaaaaataaagcacCTTATgaataacatatttttttaaaaaacaattttttttatgaaattggctttgaattttaataaattatattatatatatatataatttgttattattaatattaaaaaccttataaatttaaaaaggaGGTAAAAAAGCAAATTTTAAAAGTACTAGAAATTAAATTGCCttatagtaaaaatatttttgttttttttatgtttttatgataattttctttgaagaaaacatatattattttttagtagtactaaaatatatatatataccttagaaaaagaaatagtataattttattttaattatagaGTTATTCATGTtatgtttcattttttattttttttactattttattaattttctctttaaatagtattttaaaatttattaatgaaatataacGTGACGCTACTATATATagaattcattatttatttttttttttttttaattcatcataattttacaaaaaaattaaagaaaaaaaatttaaacgATAATTTTCATTCTAGTATTTTATCTGATcatatttgaaaaaagaGTTATTTCctatttgttataaaaaaatatatatatatatgtatgtatatatgtatttaaagttaaaaatgagaaatgactatatttcaaaaataatacattattatatttattatttaatttttaatttatacataaatatatttgtaaCTTTTCgtatttactttattttgtATTCATATTTACTatgaaaaatgtaaataagcAATCTAGTGGTATTTCAcaaaatttaacaaaaatattaagtaatattgaaaatattttaaaaaaaaatgcggagaatatattttatgtaaaaaatattatctgttatttttatttcagtTATTACATAACGCATTCCCCCATTGATGATGATTCTTTAAGAGCATTAGAAAGAAATAAGAGAAAAACgtttttatcattaaatgaaagattaaaattaataagtgAAACAATCctgtatatattaaaaaatgacaTATTCTCTtataacaaaataattttaaataaagaattcattattttagaaaattaccaaaatgaaaatttcataatagaaaattatttaaatagtgTAAGGAGAGGGAAAAAGGAAATTTTTCtagattttttaaaaataaaaataaaaaatgaagaattgCTTCCTTTTATGGTATTACTATGCTGTAgtgattataataatatagaaaatatgtGTATTTTTATGGTTAtaacattatatataatttatacatttttagaaaaatataatgtaaaaactaaattattaatagaagaaatgaatatttttgaattagataaattatatttatatatatctgaTAGATATAAAATGGACGGTTATTTTATGTGTACAAATAAAGTAATTAATATTGTTataagtttttatataaacttattaaatattggtaaaaatgaattattaaatataattaatggGAAAGTAGTTTTTAGAAAcataaataagaataaaacgaaatataaaaattctattattttaaGCAGTTTTATAGAAGCaaatattgataaaaatatcatgtatgaaaaattaagatttttatttatagcaATATGTGATGGATTATTACTAATTTTGGAAAATTTAGTATGTGTTAATTATTTAACTTTTGTTATTTTAGATGTTTTTATACTTGTATCTAAATATTATCCATggtttataataaaaaatatagaaaaatttattagtttattttgtaaatttgttttaaattcacaattattcttttttttcataaacaAATTACATGGAATTTTTAACAACGAAAAATTATTGACTTTTGAAGTCTATTCCAAAGCAGTTAATTGTGttttagaaaaattagacagaaattatgataatgttcaagaattatttcttttattatttttttatattatttgtataaaactttttttgaTTCAACTTTTAAAGAATGATATACATAATgtagaatttttatttttatctctgaattatttgaataattatttatgcCATCTAATTAGAATATggaattttaattttcctatttttctttcatttaaaaaattaattaatgaatatattaatatatatgtattgtTGATAAATaaccttttaatttttgataCATCACTATTTTCtgaaaaacaaataatagAAGGAAATACTTTGTTACAATATTtcattaatgaaaatataaaatgctCATTAATTTACAGCAAACATATAAGAAATCACGAAATGAATGCATACATGTTAAACTTATTAGAAAGAGCAATTGATAAAAATGTGCAtctagaaaaaataaatgattatGATATAGAAAAggaagaaaaggaaaaaacaAAGGATATATATAACAGTATTcctaataaagaaaaatcgaataatgaaaaagaatgtataaaagaaaataggAAACAAATAGTAGATTATAAAGATTTAAAtagatttaaaaatgaagataatgctgattatttaaaaatttgtaaAGCTCTATTAAAGGATTTTTCTGAAATTCTCATTTCatgtatttataaaatgaaggataaaaaaaaattaattgaaaTTGTTATAAgtaattttaagaaaataaatagtacaaataaaaatttcttaaagttttattttattaatattatactaccttttaaaaaattttttaacgataattacataaaaaatagattattttacatatataccTATATagtaagaaaattaaaagtacAGGAAATAAAAGCATATATCTTCAGTGaaattatattcataaattattatatttctaaTGTATTAAAAACCTTAAAGTATTCTCCATTTTTGTTCTATTATttagaatataataaaaataagatcGATGCCACTTTCTTTAATAATTCCTTATTTAAAGAAGATtataacatatatttttataagtttTATAAGAACAATttagattatttttttttaattgtaaaTTCTTGTAAAAAAGAGCATCCTATATTaccaataataatatataacatttatattttttatgaaataacgAAAAACATTTCTGATTATTTTCAGTATGATAAGACATATTTAAATAACCTattgtattattataattgcaataatttaatgaaattttatttattgtttttaaatatattgagAAAAATTTACAAGGAAAAAAACTgctttttaaaaatggaggataatataaaaaatgatgaaatagttttttatttcttaagtATGTTTTTTAACTTAAATGatttcaataattttttcataaactTCTTTGttgatttatatttattttataaatcatGTAAAAATCTATTTTttctctatattttttttcaaaactTTGATAGAAGTTTAtacttttcatttttaaaagaattttttaaatttccttttttcttattacacaaagaaaaatttttaggAGGACaaacaaaaattaacaaaGATACATATATTCATTGTAATTTTATATCAGAAATTCAAAATAACTCAGGATATGttgtaaaaaataaggaTTTCAATAATTTTCAAGTGTATCagaaacaaaatataaataaaaaagaatcgAAATATACAAGTAGTGAGCATAGGAAAGAAAATGAGAATACTGTAAATTACAATTACATTAATGAAACCGATgtcaaaataaataaaagtgataataaaaattataatagcattgataaaaataataatactaataaCGATTCCTATAGCAGTATTATGGGTacagataaaattaatatggaaaaaaaaaataaaaacaagaaGGATATTAATATGAATATACAAAATTTAAgaagttattttttaattaatataattaataatatttttgatgAATTAAAGTGTTTTATATTACAGGATAATTTTTACGAAGTAATTAAAGATAATAacgaaaaaatatatatagaaaacaattataagaaaaataaaattcatttgtttattttaacaTTACTAAAAAcagatatattaaataaagattttaaaagtatagaaaaatataatttaaatgttaATGacttttttgtttattttatattagaaaagaactcgtatatttttaattgtttgCTTTCCAAATCATCTATTCATGCGCATAAAGtaacaaaattttataaaaattgtctttcttattttaaaattaacatagaagatattttaaataaaaaattttcagaaACCTACACATCCCTAGAAAacagaaataaaaagaaaaacaatttttttaatgaactaaaatatttcattaaagaATTTGACagtttaaatttatttaaaaattataaaaagttaaaGCGATCactaaataatatatataagaatgAAACAAATTATGAAGAAAGTGACTGTATTTCATATAATGATGAAACAAAGCTGAAATGGATAATTGATTGtattataaaacaaaaagaaacaaaaaaagaagaaaaaaatataaaaaataaagatttaGTTAATTATGATGTTTATaacattaatttattatttgttgGATATTGTTTAATCTTAAATtgcttaaaatataaatcaaaaaataaaaaagaatcatTTCTTATGTTGGCAAATATGTTTGACATGTTTTTgagtaaattaaaaaattataattatttaaaaaaatataaatgctTACTAAAGAATGCCCAACATATGAttgatttaatatatataatggatGCATATCAGTTAAAGATtactaataaattaataactATTATTCATGATGGAAATGGTTTTTCCAACAATTCAAATATCAGTTTGTTTTTACATAATAAATTAGaagcatataaaaaaaattatttagataaatatttttctattaatctttatactttttatttaaatcacATAAATATTTACAGCTGCTggaaaaaattaacaatttttaaaaacattatatctaatgataattttttatattttaatacatcatatattttttcaatatttgaTCAAATACTCAATGATTTAATAGAAAACTTAACAAATCAAATATCCCAGAGAGAAGTAAACTTAAACATAACTGTCAATTACAAATATACAAAAGAATATAATGatgatttttataaaataatagataattttatacatataatgtatatcaataatattttaacttttatatCTATTTATTCAAAGGAATCCTTCTATATTTATTCCTTGTTCGATTTTTacaataaaatgaaattttttttgagcCAGATATTTCAAGAAaactataaaaattatgattataataaaagaaggAATATATTCATGCGTTATTTTAATAAGACAAATAAaagtga from Plasmodium relictum strain SGS1 genome assembly, chromosome: 11 encodes:
- the RPL1 gene encoding 50S ribosomal protein L1, apicoplast, putative, with the translated sequence MTKKNGYKIIIEFLFIYTIAFNFMSESFLIKNIYYNEALKKYNFNNNIRKVSKKKNISQMKNVSPTSISSSEDNPNVIKKVKLKKKEKKILKKYKDHLDILPRRNKEYEIIDALEKIKILAVHKFVESIDIYLSFSQKRSKMNKNDNIKTFITFPHNLKKNREKKIYVITNRNMHKIARESGADVVGEDDVINKIKEKEIRLKKKNNNFLLSTNDVIHKLTHVGKEIGRKGLMPNEKCGTLVSEILLEKHIKLFKFQNTYIFKLNKLNTLNLNVGDVYMSNDEIRENVCYLFEFLDNLEFFHFNFRNLKTIYLSSTMGFPFKIKKNFL